In Populus nigra chromosome 1, ddPopNigr1.1, whole genome shotgun sequence, one genomic interval encodes:
- the LOC133680754 gene encoding dicarboxylate transporter 1, chloroplastic-like produces the protein MASFALTSSSLSFSSLPCLKSRSLSHLRSTSQNPLPSRPNLSKLSAVSPLLPKLSKSSVTSTTRRISNFAVKASSASSAPTSIAPASPPWKGAAMKPLLASIATGVILWFVPVPSGVTKPAWQLLAIFLATIVGIITQPLPLGAVALMGLGASVLTKTLPFSAAFSAFGDPIPWLIALAFFFARGFIKTGLGNRIAYQFVSVFGSSSLGLGYSLVFSEALLAPAIPSVSARAGGIFLPLVKSLCVACGSNVGDGTEHKLGSWLMLTCFQTSVISSSMFLTAMAANPLSATLTFNTIQQTIGWTDWAKAAIVPGLISLIVVPLILYLIYPPTVKSSPDAPKLAREKLEKMGPMTTNEIIMAGTLFLTVGLWIFGGMLNVDAVTAAILGLSVLLITGVVTWKECLAESVAWDTLTWFAALIAMAGYLNKYGLVSWFSQTVVKFVGGLGLSWQLSFGILVLLYFYSHYFFASGAAHIGAMFTAFLSVASALGTPPYFGAMVLAFLSNLMGGLTHYGIGSAPIFYGANYVPLAKWWGYGFLISVVNIIIWLGVGGVWWKAIGLW, from the exons ATGGCGTCGTTTGCTCTCACAtcatcttctctttctttcagtTCCCTCCCTTGTCTCAAATCCCGCTCTCTCTCCCATCTAAGGTCCACCTCACAAAACCCCCTCCCTTCTCGTCCAAATCTCTCTAAACTCTCTGCTGTCTCTCCCTTACTTCCAAAATTGTCCAAATCTAGCGTCACATCGACGACGCGGAGAATCTCTAACTTCGCAGTAAAAGCCTCGTCAGCATCATCCGCACCTACATCAATTGCACCAGCCTCACCGCCATGGAAAGGAGCTGCAATGAAACCGTTACTAGCATCAATCGCGACAGGTGTCATTCTCTGGTTCGTTCCGGTCCCTTCTGGAGTTACGAAACCAGCCTGGCAACTACTCGCAATTTTTCTTGCTACGATAGTCGGAATCATCACGCAACCTTTACCGCTCGGCGCGGTAGCTTTGATGGGTTTAGGCGCTTCAGTTCTAACAAAAACCCTCCCTTTCTCCGCGGCTTTTTCCGCATTTGGTGATCCAATCCCTTGGTTAATCGCACTCGCGTTCTTTTTCGCGCGTGGATTTATCAAAACCGGGCTTGGTAACCGAATTGCGTATCAATTCGTGTCTGTGTTCGGGTCTTCTTCGTTAGGGTTAGGTTATAGTCTTGTTTTTAGTGAAGCTTTATTAGCACCGGCGATTCCTTCTGTTTCTGCACGAGCAGGAGGGATTTTTTTGCCGTTGGTGAAGTCGCTTTGTGTTGCTTGTGGAAGCAATGTTGGTGATGGAACAGAGCATAAGCTTGGTTCATGGTTAATGTTAACTTGTTTCCAGACATCAGTGATTTCGTCTTCCATGTTTTTGACAGCTATGGCTGCGAACCCTTTGAGTGCTACTTTGACATTCAATACGATTCAGCAGACTATTGGGTGGACGGACTGGGCTAAGGCTGCAATTGTGCCTGGGTTGATTTCATTGATTGTTGTTCCgttgattttgtatttaatttatccGCCAACCGTGAAGTCCAGTCCTGATGCTCCTAAATTGGCTAGGGAGAAGTTGGAGAAGATGGGACCCATGACTACTAATGAGATTATTATGGCTGGCACTCTGTTTCTCACG GTGGGACTTTGGATTTTCGGAGGGATGCTGAATGTGGATGCTGTTACTGCTGCTATTCTTGGATTGTCTGTCCTCCTTATCACTGGTGTAGTGACATGGAAGGAGTGCTTAGCCGAATCTGTTGCCTGGGATACCCTGACATGGTTTGCGGCCCTCATTGCCATGGCTGGGTATCTCAACAAATATGGTCTCGTCTCCTGGTTCAGCCAAACTGTAGTTAAG TTCGTTGGTGGACTTGGTCTATCGTGGCAGCTATCTTTTGGCATTTTGGTCCTTCTCTACTTCTACTCCCACTACTTCTTTGCCAGTGGAGCAGCTCACATTGGTGCCATGTTTACAGCATTCCTGTCTGTTGCCAGTGCTCTGGGTACTCCTCCATATTTTGGAGCCATGGTTCTTGCCTTCCTTTCTAACCTCATGGGCGGCCTTACACACTATGGAATTGGATCCGCACCTATCTTCTATGGTGCCAACTATGTACCTCTGGCCAAATGGTGGGGCTATGGGTTCCTCATATCTGTTGTCAACATTATTATCTGGCTTGGGGTTGGAGGAGTTTGGTGGAAGGCCATTGGCTTGTGGTAG